A genome region from Deltaproteobacteria bacterium includes the following:
- a CDS encoding FAD-dependent oxidoreductase, translating to MTHNKYPVIIIGAGITGLAAAHVLGKNCCVVEQEKEVGGLLRSFTRHGCTFDITGHWLHFRDRQIKQFVQDILGDNLINIERRASIYSNGITTPYPFQANTFGRPASVIADCLLGYFAAREKCPPADTTNNQNSFADFINNKLGYGFAKHFMTPYNTKLWTVPPNEFDARWCERFIPTPTPEEVIYGALEPSGAGHRLGYNAQFLYPKNGGIAQLVKKLKNKCTGAIYTESTVVKVDWNKQQLITANGEVFEYNSLISTAPLDALINMLIEPPNIVIDAAKNLRAASVTYWDVVLANKNQANDAHWTYYPDAEIAFYRVGSPSAVLPSLAPGCRTLCVELSHPRGSNITVTTDNIIASLRAVGLIAKDETPILCEQNTIECAYVIMDHNYGKSRNNVFDWLKNNKIFSIGRYGSWTYDSMEGAIFEGLQTAKEILINFC from the coding sequence ATGACGCATAACAAATACCCCGTTATTATTATTGGTGCAGGTATTACTGGTTTAGCAGCAGCACATGTGTTGGGTAAAAATTGCTGTGTTGTTGAACAAGAAAAAGAAGTAGGTGGTCTATTACGTTCTTTTACTCGTCATGGTTGTACTTTTGATATTACTGGTCATTGGCTGCATTTTCGTGATCGGCAAATTAAACAATTTGTACAAGATATATTAGGGGATAATTTAATAAATATAGAGCGTCGCGCTTCTATTTATAGCAATGGCATCACCACCCCTTACCCCTTTCAGGCTAATACTTTTGGCCGACCCGCTTCAGTTATTGCTGACTGTTTATTAGGTTATTTTGCCGCTCGTGAAAAATGCCCTCCGGCTGATACAACCAATAATCAAAATTCATTTGCAGATTTCATTAATAACAAGCTTGGTTATGGTTTCGCCAAACATTTTATGACTCCATACAATACCAAGTTGTGGACAGTGCCTCCCAATGAATTTGATGCACGCTGGTGTGAACGATTTATCCCAACCCCTACTCCAGAAGAAGTAATATATGGCGCACTAGAACCAAGCGGCGCTGGGCATCGTCTTGGTTATAATGCGCAATTTTTATACCCAAAAAATGGAGGCATCGCACAATTAGTAAAAAAACTTAAAAATAAATGTACCGGCGCAATTTATACTGAAAGTACTGTAGTAAAAGTTGATTGGAATAAACAACAACTAATCACCGCTAACGGTGAAGTGTTTGAATATAATAGTTTAATTTCAACAGCGCCACTTGATGCCTTAATAAATATGTTAATAGAACCACCCAATATAGTTATTGATGCCGCAAAAAACTTACGGGCAGCAAGTGTTACTTATTGGGATGTTGTTCTGGCAAATAAAAACCAAGCAAATGATGCGCATTGGACGTATTATCCTGATGCCGAAATAGCATTTTATCGCGTGGGTTCTCCATCGGCAGTATTGCCTTCACTTGCCCCGGGCTGCCGCACACTATGTGTTGAACTTAGTCATCCTCGCGGTTCAAACATAACTGTGACTACAGATAATATAATAGCAAGCTTACGTGCTGTTGGCCTGATAGCCAAAGATGAAACGCCAATATTATGTGAGCAAAATACTATTGAATGCGCTTATGTAATTATGGACCATAATTATGGTAAGTCTCGCAACAACGTTTTTGATTGGCTTAAAAATAATAAAATTTTTTCAATAGGTCGCTATGGTAGTTGGACTTATGATTCAATGGAAGGTGCTATATTTGAAGGGCTGCAAACTGCAAAAGAAATATTGATCAATTTTTGCTAA
- a CDS encoding undecaprenyl/decaprenyl-phosphate alpha-N-acetylglucosaminyl 1-phosphate transferase, with protein sequence MPQGILHLFVTFTFAIVLSLYLTPIVRQGAMRFGVLDHPDGKLKRQHEPIPYLGGIAIYLTFLITLAIIYEFSAYLLGLLLGSTIMVMLGLFDDMKVLPPWLKLAGQFLAAFVLIKSGIAVQLEILPEGLSYLVTVLWLVFITNAVNIIDVADGLASGVGAIAALALGWIAWRNGNILVATTAVALAGSLIGFLKFNFPKARIYLGDAGSLLVGFMLAALSMIAAYTRQNIASIIVPGVLLFIPILEMALVSLARIVRRAAPWHGSGDHFALRLQHRGWSARQIALTTYLVGIAGAAIGFIMIESTLNIALVLGAGVIFLGLLLLVWLWWYCPPPY encoded by the coding sequence ATGCCTCAAGGTATCTTGCATTTATTCGTAACATTTACTTTTGCCATAGTTTTAAGTCTTTATCTCACTCCTATTGTACGCCAGGGTGCAATGCGTTTTGGTGTGCTTGATCATCCTGATGGTAAGCTCAAGCGTCAGCATGAACCAATACCATATTTAGGTGGTATAGCGATTTATCTCACCTTTCTTATAACCCTAGCCATAATTTATGAGTTTAGCGCTTATCTATTGGGTTTATTGCTTGGCAGCACAATAATGGTAATGCTTGGTCTATTTGATGATATGAAGGTGCTGCCGCCTTGGCTAAAACTAGCCGGGCAATTTTTAGCGGCATTCGTGCTTATTAAAAGCGGTATTGCAGTACAACTTGAAATATTGCCAGAAGGTTTAAGCTACTTAGTTACAGTATTGTGGTTAGTTTTCATAACTAATGCTGTTAATATTATAGATGTTGCCGACGGTCTTGCCTCAGGTGTAGGTGCGATTGCAGCATTGGCCTTAGGATGGATCGCATGGCGAAATGGCAACATTCTAGTTGCCACCACTGCTGTGGCCCTTGCTGGTAGTCTTATTGGTTTTTTAAAATTTAATTTTCCCAAAGCGCGTATTTATCTCGGTGATGCTGGTAGTCTCTTAGTTGGTTTTATGCTGGCGGCACTATCAATGATTGCCGCTTATACACGGCAAAACATTGCTAGTATAATTGTGCCAGGAGTTTTATTATTTATTCCCATTTTAGAAATGGCTTTAGTTAGTTTGGCACGTATCGTGCGCCGAGCTGCACCATGGCATGGTAGTGGCGATCATTTTGCCTTGCGTTTGCAACATCGTGGTTGGTCAGCACGGCAAATTGCTTTAACAACTTACTTGGTGGGCATTGCTGGCGCGGCTATTGGATTTATTATGATTGAAAGTACATTAAATATAGCTTTAGTACTTGGTGCAGGTGTGATTTTTTTAGGTTTATTACTGTTGGTATGGTTATGGTGGTATTGTCCACCGCCTTATTAG